Proteins encoded within one genomic window of bacterium:
- a CDS encoding glycosyltransferase family 9 protein, producing MVRQDRLGDALSAVPLLKALKTARPGAHITFMVTKPLAELFFGQPFLDEVIIWTNGLWPLIKTLRRGRYDVLLMLHPSKLLAWAALFAGVRQKAGLGFRPYYVLTGFKHSHRGRRSGFDTACGNSALHGAFQDEGLVIHETEYNFSVARSLFELSEEIEPPKIFLNNIEMSEARNVLMSMVVQTPIAILPANRGSSANWPPERWGELVRKLVEAKKEVLILGGPGEEEILNKVKGDTNVPIAGPQLTLRRLAAILANCRQVLGSSTGTLHLAAAAGAKTVGLFCPAPASRPERWRPLGEGHVQLVPEEDFCKNCRPSAKCDLNGIETEAVLKFVV from the coding sequence GTGGTCCGCCAGGACCGGCTGGGCGATGCCCTCAGCGCCGTGCCTCTTTTAAAAGCGCTTAAGACAGCAAGGCCGGGGGCGCACATCACTTTTATGGTGACCAAGCCTTTGGCGGAGCTGTTCTTTGGCCAGCCCTTTTTGGACGAGGTGATCATCTGGACAAACGGCCTTTGGCCTTTGATCAAAACATTGCGCCGGGGCCGTTACGATGTCCTGCTGATGCTGCATCCTTCAAAGCTTTTGGCCTGGGCGGCGCTGTTTGCCGGAGTCAGGCAAAAGGCCGGGCTGGGCTTCAGGCCGTATTATGTTTTGACGGGCTTTAAACATTCGCATAGAGGCCGGAGGTCGGGCTTCGATACTGCCTGCGGCAACTCAGCCCTCCACGGAGCGTTTCAAGACGAAGGCCTCGTCATTCACGAGACAGAATACAACTTTTCCGTGGCCCGCAGTTTGTTTGAACTTTCGGAAGAGATCGAGCCGCCGAAGATATTCTTAAACAACATCGAAATGTCCGAGGCCCGTAATGTCCTAATGTCAATGGTTGTCCAAACGCCCATCGCCATACTCCCTGCCAACAGGGGTTCCTCGGCCAACTGGCCGCCGGAGAGATGGGGCGAGCTGGTCCGGAAATTGGTGGAAGCCAAGAAGGAAGTACTGATCCTGGGCGGGCCGGGGGAGGAAGAGATACTGAATAAAGTAAAAGGCGATACCAATGTGCCCATTGCCGGGCCACAGCTGACCTTGCGGCGGCTGGCTGCAATTTTGGCAAATTGCCGGCAGGTGCTGGGCAGCAGCACCGGCACCCTGCACCTGGCCGCGGCGGCGGGTGCCAAAACGGTGGGGCTTTTTTGCCCGGCGCCGGCCAGCCGCCCGGAACGCTGGAGACCGCTGGGGGAAGGGCATGTTCAGTTGGTACCGGAGGAAGATTTCTGTAAGAACTGTCGGCCCAGTGCCAAGTGCGATTTGAATGGGATCGAGACAGAGGCGGTCTTAAAGTTTGTTGTATAA